The Shewanella pealeana ATCC 700345 genome contains the following window.
TTTTCAAACAATTGTATAAAGACCTTACCAACATCCTCTTTTTTCCACTCGTCGAAGACATCACATAAAAACTTGCCCCATTGTTGTGGGGATAAAGACCAATCTTTGCTAGCTCTTCTATCGCGGTCATGTTCAACGCAGGGCTGAAATTGAATGACTGTGGAGCCTAATTCTTTTAATTTATTGTAGGTTTGTTTACCTAGGTGGGCATTATCACAATGTACAACGGTTAGGGTATTAAAATTGACATTATGTTCCTTTAGTAGTGCGAGTCCTCGCATTACCTTGGGGTAGCTATTGTTGCCTTTTAAGTCTGGTCGACCGTTGCCATGATTAAGCTCATCGCCATCTATGCTCAAACCGATTAAAAAGTTATTTTTCTTGAAGAACTTCGCCCAGCGTTCGTTGATTAGCGTACCGTTACTTTGAAAGGTATTGGAGATCTGCATACCAGGGCGAGCATACTGTTTTTGTAACTCGACTGCTCGTTCAAAAAAAGCGAGCCCACGCAGTGCCGGTTCACCACCTTGCCAGCTAAAATCAACACTGTTTATATGAGACGGCTGAGTTGCAATGTACTGAGAAATATAGCTTTCCAGCAACTCTTCAGACATCTGCATCGTCGCATTAGGCTCGTATCGTTCCTCTTTACGTAGGTAATAGCAGTAATGGCAATCGAGATTACACTTAGCACCAACCGGTTTAACCAGAAGGTGAAATGGGTATGTAGCTTGTGATGACATATAGAAACTCCTCTATTGGGTCCCATTATCTCTTCAAGCTAGCAAGGGATCGACTAGGAAGTCTCCTAATGTCTGAGGCTAAATTAGATTTCGGCTATGAGCGTAGGCCACAAGCGATGAGGCATTGTCTAAATCTAACTGCTCAATCATCTTATATTTATGGTACTCAACGGTTTTGGCGGAAATATTGAGTGAGAGTGCAATTTTCTTTGCAGACATGCCTTTTGCCAAAAGCTTCAAAATATCCAACTGTCTTGCTGTTAGCACTGTTTTTTGGTTGAACTTTTCCTGTAATTCTGCGGAGACATATTGCTTTCCAGCCAGTACGGTTTCGAGTGCCTGTAGTAGCTCAAAACCCGCTTGATGTTTCACTATGTAGCCATCAGCACCATATTCGAATGCAGCCTGTAGGATTTCAGCTTCATCGTGCATGGTGAGGCAGATGATCTTTGCTTCTTTACATGTACGTTTTAGCA
Protein-coding sequences here:
- a CDS encoding anaerobic sulfatase maturase; this translates as MSSQATYPFHLLVKPVGAKCNLDCHYCYYLRKEERYEPNATMQMSEELLESYISQYIATQPSHINSVDFSWQGGEPALRGLAFFERAVELQKQYARPGMQISNTFQSNGTLINERWAKFFKKNNFLIGLSIDGDELNHGNGRPDLKGNNSYPKVMRGLALLKEHNVNFNTLTVVHCDNAHLGKQTYNKLKELGSTVIQFQPCVEHDRDRRASKDWSLSPQQWGKFLCDVFDEWKKEDVGKVFIQLFENTLAILAGQPSQMCFHSEACGQQLMLEHDGSVYSCDHYSYDDYKLGNIDIVDLGKMASGENQSQFGLAKWHSLTKQCRECDFRPFCNGGCPKERTAITADLEPGLHHLCRGYKQFFMHSMPYLGAMLETINNGYPANLYPMYLQRS
- a CDS encoding response regulator translates to MNHVQFEKDEQLIMPTIIIADDHQIVSEGIARLVEKNYQVQSITTNAEELIQAAKQFQPDIIITDISMPGMQLNQTLGLLKRTCKEAKIICLTMHDEAEILQAAFEYGADGYIVKHQAGFELLQALETVLAGKQYVSAELQEKFNQKTVLTARQLDILKLLAKGMSAKKIALSLNISAKTVEYHKYKMIEQLDLDNASSLVAYAHSRNLI